The Cohnella abietis genome has a segment encoding these proteins:
- a CDS encoding RidA family protein produces the protein MEIKYGMDELPFAASSQSDSLLFVSGQGGTDPITGKITADDLEGQTILTLENITIILSQSGLTLEDIVKVNIYLKNRSDYEQFNRIYADIIPRPYPARTLIYCDLNFDLLVEIDVIAKLRK, from the coding sequence ATGGAAATCAAATATGGAATGGATGAGCTTCCATTTGCTGCTTCATCCCAATCAGATTCCCTACTATTTGTATCCGGACAGGGCGGCACCGATCCAATCACCGGTAAAATAACCGCTGATGATCTGGAGGGCCAGACCATTCTGACTCTGGAAAACATTACAATTATTTTATCTCAATCCGGATTAACCCTAGAAGATATCGTTAAAGTAAATATCTATTTAAAGAACCGTTCGGATTATGAGCAGTTCAATCGTATTTATGCCGATATTATTCCACGCCCTTATCCTGCTAGAACGCTTATATACTGTGATCTTAACTTTGATCTACTCGTCGAAATCGACGTTATCGCCAAGCTTCGCAAATAA
- a CDS encoding extracellular solute-binding protein: MNARKTKKNRYYLVCLIALLSLLPVLAACSSNNSGGSESSSTSPTSPTSSESTSNTPNSDHEPVTLTVLTWFVGPNQALFDKFHEMYPWITIEANTKIDKAVVNNVIAGEKADLVFLDAGLSQWLSGDLLEELTPYIQKDTRIQGTSMAKGFIEAFQTGGKQWVVPYSDIPMWIVVNKEMLHKYGLDMPSNDWTYDDLLEMAKQATDPAANDWGISGLVDEFTSILSMANGSSANYRFMNEDSSKSLADTPAVLADLKWSQELTTKWHVRPSDLEKEKLGMQGDSVKVFLQGNSLFTLGADWNLDALKNASFEWDVLPMPVGKAQQATIHQAGPIGIPKASKHKEEAFLYISFLFDIEAQKTMIENGSGSWVQDQSLFDYYAEVPVWQGKNVDAIRLNSKMCCYSADPKVADLVTLVDSINGPLGGMITRGGDFSTRIPAVQAYNLKAAETRKALGW, translated from the coding sequence ATGAATGCACGAAAGACAAAGAAAAATCGTTATTACTTGGTATGTTTAATCGCTCTACTTTCTCTACTTCCCGTTCTAGCTGCTTGTTCGAGCAACAATTCAGGAGGCTCAGAATCTTCCTCAACAAGTCCAACGTCGCCTACCTCATCTGAGTCCACAAGCAACACGCCGAATTCCGACCATGAACCGGTAACCTTAACCGTTCTTACCTGGTTTGTTGGGCCCAACCAAGCTTTGTTTGACAAGTTTCATGAGATGTACCCTTGGATAACAATTGAAGCCAATACGAAAATCGATAAAGCCGTAGTCAACAATGTAATAGCTGGAGAAAAAGCAGATCTCGTCTTCTTGGATGCCGGCCTTTCCCAATGGCTGTCAGGCGATCTTCTGGAGGAGCTAACCCCTTACATTCAGAAGGATACTCGAATTCAAGGAACTTCAATGGCTAAAGGATTCATTGAAGCATTCCAAACTGGCGGTAAGCAATGGGTTGTACCTTACTCCGACATTCCGATGTGGATCGTTGTGAATAAGGAAATGCTTCATAAATATGGCCTGGATATGCCAAGCAACGACTGGACTTATGACGATCTGCTTGAAATGGCTAAGCAAGCAACTGATCCTGCCGCTAATGATTGGGGAATAAGCGGTCTGGTGGATGAATTCACCAGTATCCTGTCTATGGCTAATGGAAGCTCAGCTAATTACCGTTTCATGAATGAAGATAGCAGCAAGAGCTTGGCAGATACACCTGCGGTTCTCGCAGACTTAAAGTGGTCACAAGAGCTCACAACCAAGTGGCATGTAAGGCCAAGTGATCTAGAAAAAGAGAAGCTCGGCATGCAAGGCGACTCTGTTAAAGTATTCCTGCAAGGAAATTCTTTATTTACACTTGGCGCAGACTGGAACTTGGATGCACTCAAGAATGCATCCTTTGAATGGGATGTACTGCCAATGCCAGTGGGTAAGGCTCAACAAGCAACTATCCATCAGGCTGGTCCTATCGGAATTCCTAAAGCATCTAAGCACAAGGAAGAAGCATTCTTATATATCAGCTTTCTCTTCGATATAGAAGCGCAGAAGACGATGATAGAGAACGGAAGCGGATCTTGGGTACAAGATCAAAGCTTGTTCGATTACTATGCAGAGGTCCCGGTGTGGCAAGGCAAGAACGTTGACGCTATACGTTTGAATTCCAAGATGTGCTGTTACTCAGCTGATCCCAAGGTTGCCGATCTTGTCACCCTCGTTGACAGCATTAACGGGCCACTCGGCGGAATGATTACAAGGGGTGGAGACTTCAGTACACGTATCCCCGCAGTACAGGCTTATAATCTAAAGGCAGCAGAAACTAGAAAAGCACTGGGTTGGTAA
- a CDS encoding FAD-dependent oxidoreductase has translation MSGVEFVTKGMREVEEQYDIVVCGGGLAGFSAAVAAARHGAKVCLVQDRPVFGGNSSSEIRVPPQGAASYHAYARETGIISELLIEERAINHESPIFDNGYINSVWDMVMYNMAVTTPGLTFRLNSSVTDVVLSDERTVEAVVVRVNHAETELLLRARTFIDCTGDGVVAALAGCKWRYGTEGQEEFGEPHAPLQATDAVMGSSIHFKAKNVGFPVPFTAPDWAVYYDNPDFFWKRGRGVNPYSGFWWIELSVPWHTIHDNETLRHELTRHVLGIWDYIKNRDPVLIDEAQNYALDWIGQVPGKRESRRIIGEYLMTEHDALQKTEFPDEIAYGGWFIDLHEPGGLLAEYSEKSAVEEHETQDYMAKSYVGPFGIPLRILIAKDMNNLMMAGRNVSVTHAALGTVRVMGTTAIMGQAAGTAAALALRDGIHVREVPDRNIREVQQALLRDGCFLPNVVNEDPDDLARKAAARASSEATLAPVGPGPQRDDKKTQDDVLTKTRGQWIAVGAERIDSVSVCVSNDSNEDHVVEARIYVVDHLWDYRVEAGQPLATTTLTISPGKEMWVDWSVDLNVQELRGTYIRLDVLANPFIRWHSAASIEPGHVSAYEIGEGKMRKLGPGVMMSLRVEPPQCCYEASNVLSGVTRPYRNTNLWRSDPTEALPQWLELCWDEPVELGTIELTFPGNLLRGYTLDPSFYKDPQCPKDIKVEAYVEGRWIELASLLGNYQRRRVITLQTSVLTDLLRVTVLATNGDPSAGIYEIRCYSSVSGKETDRGEQ, from the coding sequence ATGAGCGGAGTGGAATTCGTTACAAAGGGTATGCGGGAAGTGGAGGAGCAGTATGATATTGTCGTTTGCGGTGGCGGACTTGCGGGATTCTCTGCTGCGGTCGCTGCAGCTCGTCATGGGGCAAAGGTATGTCTCGTGCAGGATCGTCCAGTATTTGGAGGCAATAGCTCTTCCGAAATTCGCGTACCTCCGCAAGGGGCGGCTAGTTATCATGCTTATGCTCGAGAGACAGGCATTATTTCAGAGCTTTTAATTGAGGAGCGGGCGATTAATCACGAAAGTCCGATATTCGATAACGGCTATATTAACAGTGTGTGGGACATGGTGATGTACAACATGGCAGTGACGACACCAGGTCTTACTTTCCGGTTGAATTCATCGGTTACGGATGTTGTTCTAAGTGACGAGCGAACAGTAGAAGCGGTAGTAGTGCGTGTCAACCATGCCGAAACCGAGCTACTGCTAAGAGCGCGTACCTTCATAGATTGCACGGGTGACGGTGTTGTGGCAGCGCTTGCGGGCTGTAAGTGGCGCTATGGAACAGAGGGCCAGGAAGAATTCGGTGAGCCTCATGCTCCGTTACAGGCAACTGATGCGGTAATGGGTAGCTCTATCCATTTTAAGGCCAAAAACGTGGGGTTCCCAGTGCCTTTCACTGCGCCGGATTGGGCAGTTTATTATGACAATCCTGACTTCTTCTGGAAGCGGGGCAGGGGTGTGAATCCTTACAGTGGCTTCTGGTGGATTGAATTGTCCGTGCCTTGGCATACGATTCATGACAATGAAACCTTGCGGCATGAATTAACGAGGCATGTACTCGGTATATGGGATTATATTAAAAACCGCGATCCTGTTCTCATTGATGAAGCTCAGAATTATGCGTTGGACTGGATCGGTCAAGTTCCCGGAAAGCGAGAGAGCCGCAGAATTATCGGCGAATATCTGATGACGGAGCATGATGCGCTTCAAAAGACGGAGTTCCCGGATGAGATCGCATATGGTGGCTGGTTTATCGATCTACATGAGCCGGGGGGACTACTGGCTGAATATAGCGAAAAGTCGGCTGTTGAGGAGCATGAGACACAAGATTATATGGCAAAGAGTTATGTTGGCCCGTTCGGAATTCCTTTGCGGATTTTAATTGCTAAGGATATGAACAATCTCATGATGGCAGGGCGCAATGTCAGTGTCACGCATGCTGCACTCGGTACCGTGCGAGTCATGGGTACGACCGCGATAATGGGGCAAGCAGCGGGAACGGCGGCCGCACTTGCTCTTAGAGACGGTATACATGTACGAGAGGTACCGGATAGGAACATTCGCGAGGTTCAGCAGGCATTGCTGCGAGACGGCTGCTTCTTGCCGAATGTGGTGAATGAGGACCCAGATGATTTGGCTCGCAAGGCAGCAGCGCGTGCGAGCAGCGAAGCAACACTTGCCCCAGTCGGACCTGGGCCGCAGCGGGATGATAAGAAAACGCAGGATGATGTGCTGACCAAGACGAGGGGGCAATGGATCGCCGTTGGAGCGGAGCGCATTGATTCGGTTTCCGTATGCGTCAGTAATGATTCGAATGAAGATCATGTCGTTGAGGCCCGTATTTACGTAGTAGACCATCTGTGGGATTATCGAGTGGAGGCAGGGCAGCCTTTAGCTACAACTACCCTAACGATATCACCCGGCAAGGAAATGTGGGTGGATTGGTCTGTTGATCTGAATGTGCAGGAGCTACGTGGAACTTATATTCGATTAGATGTGCTCGCGAATCCATTCATTCGGTGGCACTCAGCAGCATCAATTGAACCCGGTCATGTAAGTGCTTACGAGATCGGGGAAGGGAAGATGCGTAAGCTCGGCCCAGGGGTGATGATGAGCTTGCGGGTGGAGCCTCCACAGTGCTGTTACGAGGCAAGTAATGTGTTAAGCGGAGTAACGCGTCCTTATCGCAATACAAATCTCTGGCGGTCAGACCCGACTGAAGCTTTGCCACAATGGTTAGAGCTATGTTGGGATGAGCCAGTAGAGCTAGGGACTATAGAGCTTACCTTTCCAGGCAACTTGCTACGTGGATATACTCTAGATCCTTCGTTCTACAAGGATCCGCAGTGCCCGAAGGACATTAAGGTTGAAGCCTACGTCGAGGGACGTTGGATAGAGCTTGCGTCGTTACTAGGCAATTATCAGAGAAGACGTGTTATTACGCTGCAAACATCTGTCCTTACCGATTTATTGCGTGTGACGGTGCTTGCAACGAATGGTGACCCTTCTGCTGGAATCTATGAAATCAGATGTTATTCGAGCGTATCCGGGAAAGAAACGGATCGCGGCGAGCAATAA
- a CDS encoding SMP-30/gluconolactonase/LRE family protein: MNYISHSLTEPGSFTSGIEGPACDREGNIYAVNFAKSATIGLVTPQGEGSIFIELPNGSIGNGIRFNREGDMFIADFVNHNILKVDRATKQLSVHGHEPSMNQPNDIAITRNGVIFASDPNWDKGTGNMWRIDLDGTVTLLEANMGTTNGIEVSPDETVLYVNETVQRTIWAYDLNERGEISNKRILIAFPDHLLDGMRCDMEGNLYATRFGKGVIAVISPQGELLREVKLEGTDCTNLTFGGPEGKHCYVTVSDIGNLQVFTVEHPGRCWGMWK; the protein is encoded by the coding sequence ATGAACTATATTAGTCATTCATTAACAGAGCCAGGGAGCTTCACCAGTGGAATTGAAGGTCCTGCGTGTGATAGGGAAGGCAACATCTACGCTGTTAATTTTGCTAAGTCGGCTACAATTGGCTTAGTGACCCCGCAAGGGGAGGGCAGTATATTCATTGAGCTGCCGAATGGAAGCATCGGCAACGGAATTCGTTTTAACCGGGAAGGCGATATGTTCATTGCCGATTTTGTAAATCACAATATTCTTAAGGTTGATAGAGCTACGAAGCAGCTGTCTGTGCATGGGCATGAGCCGAGCATGAATCAGCCTAATGACATTGCTATTACAAGAAATGGTGTTATATTTGCAAGCGATCCGAACTGGGATAAAGGTACGGGGAACATGTGGCGCATTGATCTTGATGGGACAGTAACGCTGCTCGAAGCGAATATGGGAACGACAAATGGTATAGAGGTAAGCCCGGACGAAACAGTGCTCTATGTTAATGAAACGGTACAGCGTACGATCTGGGCATACGATTTGAATGAGCGTGGAGAAATTAGTAATAAGCGTATCCTTATTGCATTTCCTGATCATTTGCTTGATGGGATGCGCTGCGACATGGAAGGGAATTTATATGCGACGCGCTTCGGTAAAGGGGTTATAGCCGTTATTTCTCCGCAAGGCGAGCTGCTGCGTGAGGTTAAGCTGGAAGGGACAGACTGTACGAACCTGACCTTCGGAGGACCAGAGGGCAAGCATTGTTATGTCACGGTATCAGACATTGGTAATCTGCAAGTATTTACGGTAGAGCATCCCGGACGTTGCTGGGGAATGTGGAAATAG
- a CDS encoding carbohydrate-binding family 9-like protein: protein MKNIACSYVKYDDQVWGSLPTESLVDVATGGKVRQRTLLQTCWDSEAIYVRFECEDDHTVADYLNRDDPLYDQDVVEIFLDEEGLGQRYIELEISPRNVIFDAIIQNHGEKIDVNKEWDAEGLETSVHTEGELRIYLIKLPFIHFKQTPEIGTQWRVNFYRIDDNREGQREFQAWSPTGAIDYHISSKFGTLIFEG, encoded by the coding sequence ATGAAAAATATAGCTTGCTCTTACGTTAAGTACGATGACCAGGTATGGGGGAGCCTGCCAACTGAATCACTGGTTGATGTGGCGACCGGCGGAAAGGTGCGCCAGAGAACTCTGCTTCAGACTTGCTGGGATTCGGAGGCTATCTATGTCCGGTTTGAATGTGAGGACGATCATACAGTTGCCGATTACTTGAACCGGGACGATCCACTCTATGATCAAGATGTCGTAGAGATTTTCCTTGATGAGGAAGGCTTGGGACAGAGGTACATCGAGCTTGAAATCAGTCCTAGGAACGTTATTTTCGATGCCATCATTCAGAATCATGGTGAGAAAATCGATGTCAACAAGGAGTGGGATGCAGAGGGCCTTGAGACAAGCGTTCATACAGAGGGAGAACTCCGTATTTACTTAATCAAGCTTCCATTTATACATTTCAAACAAACACCAGAAATAGGTACACAGTGGCGCGTGAACTTCTATCGAATCGATGATAATCGGGAGGGGCAGCGCGAATTTCAGGCATGGTCACCGACTGGCGCAATTGATTATCATATTTCGTCTAAATTCGGCACCCTCATCTTTGAAGGGTAA
- a CDS encoding SDR family NAD(P)-dependent oxidoreductase, whose translation MNMLQDKVILITGCLGSLGRSAVAMFLDRGATVYGCDRIPLDPLSEIGQLQEQYSEQRFIYKQADMCDELEVQAVIADVEYCFGKLNGTYHNVYTSGWKPAVEMSLEEWDNCIRGTLTSTFLLNKYAIPLLIRSGGGSIVNTSSILGQVVKKESLAYGAAKAGMNQMTRVIAAEYAEQGIRANVLVPGDFDTKESNARQSEQQKAAMKNIAWLGRSGNTDEINEVAAFLLSDASSYVTGSLYQVDGGFH comes from the coding sequence ATGAACATGCTACAGGATAAAGTCATATTGATAACAGGCTGTTTGGGCTCGCTTGGTCGCTCAGCTGTCGCTATGTTTCTAGATAGGGGGGCGACAGTTTACGGCTGCGATCGAATACCGCTGGATCCCCTTTCCGAAATCGGACAATTGCAGGAACAGTACAGTGAACAGCGTTTCATTTACAAGCAGGCGGATATGTGCGACGAGCTGGAGGTACAGGCAGTCATAGCCGATGTTGAGTATTGCTTCGGGAAGCTAAATGGCACCTATCATAATGTATATACGAGCGGGTGGAAGCCAGCAGTGGAAATGTCCCTAGAGGAATGGGACAACTGTATCCGAGGCACACTTACAAGCACATTTTTGTTAAATAAATATGCTATTCCTTTGCTCATCCGTTCTGGAGGTGGCTCTATCGTCAACACATCCTCCATTTTGGGTCAGGTTGTTAAGAAGGAATCTCTTGCTTATGGGGCGGCTAAAGCTGGTATGAATCAGATGACGCGGGTTATCGCAGCTGAATACGCGGAGCAAGGTATTCGTGCTAATGTACTTGTGCCTGGGGACTTCGATACGAAAGAATCGAATGCCCGCCAGTCGGAGCAACAGAAGGCGGCTATGAAGAACATTGCTTGGCTTGGCCGAAGTGGGAATACGGACGAAATTAACGAAGTAGCTGCATTCCTGTTATCGGATGCTTCGTCCTATGTGACGGGATCACTCTATCAAGTTGACGGGGGTTTTCACTAA
- a CDS encoding creatininase family protein: protein MKKSFLYQEHTREQITQMAEDGYMVVVALAATEQHGPHLPVFTDSLIGGAVATEAVEQAAKAVPVLLCPLIPIGCSDHHLRFGGTLSFSSATYLQMLRDIGESLVSNGFRKIVFLNGHGGNEPMMHQTANDLAVKHPVWTASASYWSISREALRAVNADEVGMVPGHAGGFETAAIMALREDLVAKEELATEHEGRAWINSGPAGTFIGRHQELTGVDGYTDAPHLATKERGERYLEAINRSVGDWLIKVYHSMEQGEESIKAPS from the coding sequence GTGAAGAAGTCATTTCTGTATCAGGAGCATACAAGAGAGCAAATTACACAGATGGCGGAGGACGGATATATGGTGGTTGTAGCGCTAGCTGCAACCGAGCAGCATGGTCCGCATCTGCCAGTATTTACAGATAGTCTAATTGGTGGGGCTGTGGCCACAGAAGCGGTAGAACAAGCGGCCAAGGCTGTTCCGGTGCTACTCTGTCCGCTCATCCCGATCGGCTGCTCTGATCATCATCTCAGGTTTGGTGGGACGCTGTCCTTCTCCTCGGCTACCTATCTGCAGATGCTTAGAGATATCGGTGAAAGTCTAGTTTCTAATGGGTTTCGTAAAATCGTATTTCTGAACGGGCATGGCGGTAACGAGCCGATGATGCATCAGACGGCTAATGATCTCGCTGTTAAACACCCCGTGTGGACAGCCTCCGCTTCGTATTGGAGCATTTCCCGTGAGGCGTTACGTGCAGTGAATGCGGATGAGGTTGGTATGGTGCCAGGGCATGCGGGTGGGTTCGAGACAGCTGCCATTATGGCTTTACGTGAGGATTTGGTTGCTAAAGAGGAATTGGCGACTGAGCATGAGGGGCGTGCATGGATAAACTCCGGACCTGCCGGCACATTCATCGGTCGACACCAGGAGCTAACCGGAGTTGATGGTTACACGGACGCACCGCATTTGGCGACGAAGGAGCGGGGCGAACGGTATTTAGAGGCAATCAATCGCAGTGTGGGGGATTGGCTCATTAAGGTGTATCATTCGATGGAACAAGGGGAAGAGAGCATAAAAGCACCTTCATGA
- a CDS encoding ABC transporter ATP-binding protein, which translates to MGNVAFNHVYKYYKGEPNPSVNDFHLDIADGEFLIMVGPSGCGKSTTLRMLAGLEEISEGDILIDGKLMNFVSPKNRDIAMVFQNYALYPNLTVFENMALGLQLHKVAKSEIEMRVNRTAKMLEIAHFLTKKPNQLSGGQKQRVALGRALVREPQVFLMDEPLSNLDAKLRTQTRMEISRLHKELQTTMVYVTHDQTEAMTMGTRIVVMKDGKIQQVAQPQQLYDEPRNLFVAGFIGTPQMNFINGMIELMSDGHYYFKSKRLELKLSDKHLPFLQSNRTSLRNVVMGIRPEYVSCEAWALDRYPDWQVSALVNMREPLGSNTYLYSSFGEDILISRAEAHTPIQPGDSVRFALNVDHAHFFDRDSGLSLAVLEE; encoded by the coding sequence ATGGGGAACGTAGCATTTAACCACGTGTACAAATATTACAAAGGAGAGCCTAACCCGTCAGTTAATGATTTTCACCTTGATATTGCCGACGGAGAATTTCTTATTATGGTAGGACCGTCCGGGTGCGGCAAGTCTACGACCCTGCGCATGCTCGCGGGGCTAGAGGAAATATCCGAAGGTGATATTCTAATAGACGGTAAATTAATGAACTTTGTTTCTCCGAAAAATCGGGATATCGCAATGGTGTTTCAGAATTATGCGCTATATCCAAACTTAACAGTATTTGAGAATATGGCGCTTGGCTTACAGCTTCATAAGGTAGCGAAAAGCGAAATTGAGATGCGTGTGAATCGAACGGCCAAAATGCTTGAAATCGCACATTTTTTAACGAAGAAGCCAAACCAGCTGTCCGGAGGACAGAAGCAGCGCGTTGCGCTAGGACGTGCGCTTGTTAGAGAGCCTCAAGTATTTCTAATGGATGAGCCATTATCGAATTTGGATGCCAAGCTTCGGACACAAACCCGGATGGAAATTAGCAGACTGCACAAAGAGCTGCAGACGACGATGGTGTATGTAACCCATGACCAGACAGAGGCTATGACTATGGGGACAAGAATTGTCGTCATGAAGGATGGCAAAATTCAGCAGGTTGCTCAGCCTCAGCAGCTATATGATGAGCCGCGGAATTTGTTTGTAGCAGGCTTTATCGGCACGCCACAAATGAACTTTATTAATGGCATGATCGAGTTGATGTCGGATGGTCACTATTATTTCAAAAGCAAGCGACTAGAGCTCAAGCTATCTGATAAGCATTTACCTTTTCTCCAGTCTAACAGAACGAGCTTGCGTAATGTCGTAATGGGCATCCGCCCAGAATATGTGTCCTGCGAAGCATGGGCGTTGGATCGCTATCCAGATTGGCAAGTATCTGCTCTCGTTAATATGAGAGAGCCGCTAGGCTCGAATACATACTTATATTCTAGCTTCGGTGAAGACATTTTGATTTCCCGTGCTGAAGCTCATACACCCATTCAGCCCGGCGACTCAGTCAGATTTGCCCTCAATGTAGATCACGCTCATTTCTTCGACCGCGACAGCGGACTATCACTGGCTGTGCTAGAGGAGTGA